Proteins encoded together in one Solanum lycopersicum chromosome 7, SLM_r2.1 window:
- the LOC101263133 gene encoding protein NOI4 — protein MAEKGQPLPKFGEWDVNDPSSAEGFTVIFNKARNEKKTGGKVDSPPKGDSAYKNKATLGKPQSKKWFCCMQSTAAES, from the exons GAAAAAGGCCAGCCTCTTCCTAAGTTCGGCGAATGGGATGTCAATGACCCATCGTCAGCTGAAGGATTCACAGTGATCTTTAATAAAGCTCGAAATGAGAAGAAGACAGGTGGCAAGGTAGACTCACCACCAAAGGGTGACTCTGCATACAAAAATAAAGCAACGCTTGGAAAACCTCAATCA AAAAAATGGTTCTGCTGTATGCAGTCTACTGCTGCTGAATCATGA